One Niallia circulans DNA segment encodes these proteins:
- a CDS encoding IclR family transcriptional regulator, with translation MVQSIDRALSIIKLMASDKGEWWSISEIAESLSLPVSTVHRLLNTLIQHRLVLQSQHTKQYKLGSLWMEIGLRELEKADYRTKAREVMEVLALQVEESIYFNIPDGKEAIIIERVDSPTNVRIIDKIGLRIPLHIGAPNKTILANMPEETIEANVMELLPKSKEKRRELFDHLTLIKEQGYATSFSERTDGTISVAAPVFNFNHDIVGAISIGVVQYRVSEERLSYLIHCIKKAADEISTAIGRTT, from the coding sequence ATGGTACAGTCTATCGATAGAGCATTAAGCATTATCAAGTTAATGGCGTCTGATAAAGGAGAATGGTGGTCCATTTCAGAAATCGCTGAAAGCTTGAGTCTTCCAGTAAGTACGGTCCATCGCTTATTAAATACACTCATCCAACATCGCCTCGTACTGCAAAGCCAACATACGAAGCAATATAAACTCGGAAGCTTATGGATGGAGATTGGCTTGAGGGAGCTTGAGAAAGCTGATTATAGAACGAAAGCACGAGAAGTTATGGAAGTACTAGCACTTCAAGTAGAGGAAAGTATCTATTTCAATATTCCAGACGGGAAGGAAGCTATCATAATCGAACGAGTGGACAGTCCAACAAATGTGCGAATTATTGACAAAATCGGCTTGCGAATTCCCCTTCACATCGGAGCGCCCAATAAGACCATTCTAGCTAATATGCCAGAAGAGACAATCGAGGCAAATGTGATGGAGCTGCTGCCAAAATCTAAAGAAAAACGAAGAGAATTATTTGACCATTTAACTCTTATTAAAGAACAAGGCTATGCTACTAGCTTCAGTGAAAGAACAGATGGCACAATATCTGTTGCAGCACCTGTCTTTAATTTTAATCATGATATTGTCGGGGCAATCAGTATTGGTGTCGTCCAATATCGTGTTAGTGAAGAACGTTTATCCTATTTGATTCATTGTATAAAGAAAGCGGCAGACGAAATTTCAACAGCAATAGGCAGAACCACATAA
- a CDS encoding ornithine--oxo-acid transaminase — translation MSMSERIIRQTEKYGANNYHPLPIVIEKAEGVWVEDPEGTKYMDMLSAYSAVNQGHRHPKIIAALKNQADKVTLTSRAFHHSQLGPWYEQLSTLTNKNMALPMNTGAEAVETAIKAARRWAYDVKGVKANSAEIIACTGNFHGRTMAAVSLSTETEYQRGFGPLLPGFTLIPYGDLDSLERAITPNTAAFLIEPIQGEAGIILPPSGFIKAAFELCKQHNVLFIADEIQVGLGRTGKMFAYEWEDIEPDMLILGKALGGGVFPISCVVANKDILGVFNPGSHGSTFGGNPLACAVSIASLKVIKDEKLAERSHELGAYFLAKLQEIKHPAIKELRGRGLFIGMELHVEARPYCEKLKNLGLLCKETHDTVIRFAPPLIITVEELDWAIERINQVFTTE, via the coding sequence ATGTCTATGTCAGAAAGGATTATAAGGCAAACGGAGAAATACGGAGCTAACAATTATCATCCCCTGCCAATAGTAATTGAAAAAGCGGAAGGGGTTTGGGTGGAGGACCCAGAAGGCACTAAATATATGGATATGCTTAGTGCCTATTCTGCCGTTAACCAAGGACATCGGCATCCGAAAATTATTGCGGCTTTAAAAAATCAGGCTGATAAAGTGACACTAACCTCTCGAGCGTTCCACCATAGTCAGCTCGGTCCATGGTATGAACAGCTTAGTACTTTAACAAATAAGAATATGGCACTGCCTATGAATACTGGTGCAGAGGCTGTTGAAACGGCTATTAAAGCGGCAAGGCGATGGGCCTATGATGTGAAAGGCGTCAAAGCTAATTCAGCAGAAATTATTGCATGTACAGGAAATTTTCACGGCCGCACGATGGCCGCCGTTTCGTTATCGACTGAAACTGAATACCAGCGTGGGTTTGGTCCATTGCTTCCTGGCTTTACACTTATTCCATACGGAGATTTAGACAGTCTTGAACGAGCGATTACCCCAAATACTGCGGCATTTTTAATCGAGCCGATTCAAGGGGAAGCAGGTATAATCCTCCCGCCGTCCGGCTTTATTAAAGCAGCATTTGAGCTATGCAAACAGCATAACGTTCTTTTTATCGCTGATGAAATTCAAGTTGGCCTTGGCAGAACAGGAAAAATGTTTGCCTATGAGTGGGAAGACATTGAGCCAGACATGCTTATATTAGGTAAAGCACTTGGCGGTGGCGTATTTCCTATTTCTTGTGTTGTCGCAAACAAGGATATTCTCGGTGTATTCAATCCAGGATCACACGGATCCACATTTGGCGGAAACCCCCTTGCATGTGCCGTCTCCATTGCATCATTAAAAGTCATTAAGGATGAAAAGCTTGCAGAACGGTCCCATGAGCTTGGCGCTTATTTCCTTGCCAAACTGCAAGAAATCAAACACCCAGCAATTAAAGAACTTCGTGGCAGAGGCTTATTTATCGGCATGGAATTACATGTGGAAGCGCGGCCATATTGTGAGAAGTTAAAGAATCTTGGCTTACTTTGCAAAGAAACACACGATACTGTAATTCGGTTTGCGCCGCCGCTGATTATAACTGTGGAAGAATTGGATTGGGCCATTGAAAGGATTAATCAGGTGTTTACCACAGAATAA
- a CDS encoding CBS domain-containing protein, whose amino-acid sequence MNVAFFLIPKHEVAFVFQHWTMRQVMEKMEYHRYSAVPILNKEGRYLGTITEGDLLWKMKNTGNLDFQHTNVVSLQDVPLHSKYEAISVNSEIEEIVSTLLEQNFVPVVDDSGVFIGIIRRREVIQWLSEQNGNAMIQEAD is encoded by the coding sequence ATGAACGTAGCATTTTTTCTCATTCCAAAACACGAGGTTGCTTTCGTATTTCAACATTGGACAATGAGGCAGGTAATGGAAAAGATGGAATATCACCGCTACAGTGCCGTGCCAATCTTAAACAAGGAGGGACGCTACTTAGGCACTATAACGGAAGGTGACTTACTGTGGAAGATGAAGAATACTGGTAATCTTGATTTCCAACATACCAATGTGGTCAGCCTTCAAGACGTGCCGCTTCATTCTAAGTATGAAGCCATTTCCGTCAACAGTGAGATAGAAGAAATCGTTAGTACCCTGCTTGAACAAAACTTTGTCCCAGTTGTAGATGATTCAGGCGTGTTTATCGGAATTATTAGACGGAGAGAAGTGATTCAGTGGCTGTCAGAGCAAAACGGAAATGCGATGATACAAGAAGCTGATTAG